GCGACGAGGtcggtgaagatgatgggTCGTGGGGGGTGAGAGTTCATGTATCTTTCGAAGGTGGTTAGGGACCAGGCTTTGTGGATGGGGCAGCTTCGTTGGGGGGATAGGACGGGTCGTCCGTATGGTTCTTCGGATGAGAATTCAGTGTGTAGTTTTGCTTTCTTAGCCGGTGGTTCATCCGGTTCATCTGTGGGGGAGAGACGCTCGAGTAGTTGGAGCGTTTGTTCTATCCATTTTGTGCCGAGGATGCCTGCTCCACCGGCTGTGATGACCGCTCTGTCTAGAAGTTCTACTATATGATCAAGTACATGTTCTTCCAACCAGGTGTTGCTTGTCAGAGAAGTCAGGATTTCGTGGAATGTAGTCAGGATGAGGGCGTCTGTGTGAATTTCTCGCCAGTGAGAGGGGAGCAAGTCGTAGCGGTAGGCGTAGAATTTAGACGTAGATATGGATGTGATGTCGTCTAATCTCCGTTTCAGAAGAtcttgattgatggtgtgcGTGGATGTGTCTTTGGCGTCGTGGATTCTAAGGAGGGATGTAGCCTGGCgttggaggagctggttCACTGCGATGTATTCTGCGTCTGTGGAGGTGGGGGATGGTgagttgatgagtttgagggcGGCGGTGCGGTACCATGATAGTATTTCGTCGCGAGGTGTCATGTTATGTGTTGGTGTTTATGTTTGGTGAGATGTTTGATGGAGTTGTGAAGGTGATGCTCCACATCCACAAGCATGCTGCGAGTCTGGTGATAGAAAGGAACGGAGTGAAAGAGCCACAGCAACGGCTTCAACGGAAGAATAATCACCGGTCGAAAAAGGCTAAAAACTACGACAGTCACTCTATGGCATTAAATTTGAAGATTTTGATACAAACATAATGATCTAGTCCTTTACAGTTTGCAGCTTGGCACTACCCTATACAAAAGACAATTTACAAAGGCAAAATACATGTATCACCCTGCCATGAGCCGAAGTTTGTTATTGTCTAACATGTCCATACACCTACAATGCCATCCCTCCTACCTTCAACCAAATAACCATCTCTTACACGTACATGCTCCACCACGGCCAGGTTCTTCCCCTCATCCGCCTCCGTGATGCCCGCGCCGCAGTCCCATTGTCTACCCTCTACTTTATCATACACTTTGACTACATCTTCTCCTGCCGCGCTCACTATTCTTCTAGAGTCGAACATCATGCTGGTTATGGGGTTGTCGTAAGCGTAGGCGTCAAAGATGGCGCCCGTGCGGAGATCCCATATCTGTAGTTCTTGTTAGCTTACGAGTCCTTCGAAATCTGAGCCACGGGGGCGGAAACTCACTCTCACACTTCTATCCAAGCTACCAGTTACCAGATGCACGTCGTCGAATTGAAGACATGTCACGGCGCCCGTGTGTCCTACAAGGCTGCGGTGAACTTGACCACTTCGGAGGTCCCATAGCCGCACCATACCATCGGCTGTGCCGCACGCCAATGCCGACTCAAAGACTTGCAAAGCTCCCACAAAGTCTGCCGAGCTGTTTGACGAGCGACCTGTCGGTCTCCAGCCATTGTCGATGCTGGAAGTGGCTGATGCTTGAGCCGCTGCCCACATAACATCCAGTGTTTGCACACATCGGCCCTTTTCGAGATCCCAGTGTCGAATCGTCTTGTCTGCAGAGCCGGAAACCAGAACGTCGCCTCGGAAATGCAAGGCTGTgacctcatcaacatgggCTTGTAGGGTGTACAGCTCGCAGTCCTTCATGCTATCCTCTGGGGGCTCAATAGGCTGGTCATTCGGGTTCTCGAATGCAATggcatcctcgtcttcgtcctcgtcttTCCCGTAGCTGTTTCCATGAGGATCGTAACTTGACCGACTCAGATCCCACAATCGAATAGTTGCATCGGCGGAGCCTGTGGCGAGGATATTGTCTTCAACCTGTAACGTTCTCACAGACGCAGTGTGTCCGTCCAAGAGTCCTATACACCGTCCTGCATTTAAATCCCAAACCTTGACCGTGTCGTCGAGAGCGGCAGTAACCATGGTACCGAATGGCGCATCAAAGTCTATGGCTGTGACTGTGTCCTTGTGCGCGCGAAGCTGCCGTATGTTGGATCCGGCGGCAAAGTGCTCGTGCAGGATGGGCATGGATTTGCGCCGGTGTACCTTTTTTGGTCTCTTAGGTGTGCTGTTTGTTGAACCGGGAAGTTTATCGTATACAGATTGCGACATGAATTCGGGATCGTGATCGTCGGCGTCGCCAACAAGGTCGACTTCATCTTTGGTCGGCGTGTTTCTTGCAATGGCTTCTGCTTCGTCCGCCAGCGCTTGGGCTACTTCTAATCGTCCTTCGACATCGATGACTAAAATTACCACGTTAGTTGGCAAGCCCAAAAGGAACAATCCTTTTCGTCTGGATTTGTCTGAAGGCAGGGCTGACGCACTGTCGTGTTCTAATAATGCCTCTTCCTGCTCTAGGCCCGCTAGTCGCTCCAAAATAATCTTGCGCATGCCCTGCAGGTTGGCGATTTTGTTGTCAATTTCGCGAATTTCGCTGCTCGCCATGCTCTTTCGAACTTCAATCAACTCAAACTCGTGCATCATGGCAGCCCTCTCTTTTTGCACATGCGACAGAGTAGCCACAGGTTCGGCGGATCCAGCCGTCTCCTTTTCTTGGAGCAACTTTCTCCCTCTCGACACGCGTCGGCGGTGTTTCTTGCCCTCATCCGTCATCTCAGGGAAGCTGGCCTTGAAGCCCTGAAACAGCGAGTAGGAGTTATCATCTTCGGGAATGTTGGAGAGCAAGTCGTCGGAGAGGAAGCTGACGGCGCGGTGCTGAATCTCGGTGGTAGAGAGTTTGGATCGCACAATCTCGGTCGGTGTCCTtctggccaaggcaaagacgcTCTGTTGTACGGACGGCCGAGCCAGCTGCTTGTGAACCTGCTTCATGGCCGTCTGGTAGTGGTGGGCGGTAGCCTCTGCATTAGGGGCCATGAGATGGGAGGCTGTGGTTGTGACTTTGCGGCCAAATGCCTCCAAGCCGCGAGTCTGCACGACATCGAGCACCATGTTAGCAgagcttggccatggaccTGTGCAAAAATCGAATCAATGGTGATTGAAAGGGCGGCTCAACAGCCGGGTTAGGTAAGTTTGCGTGAGCAAAGCTTTGTGCAAGGTGCAAGGCGCGGCTTGTCACACGACCAAGGTGAAGCTGCAGGTCATTGTGGTCACCTTTGCGGCCACACGGAACTGCGagtccagaccagacttcaattGGACATGCGGATTTTGGGGTGTAGACGTGCATGTACACGCCATCTCGGACAAGGCTGGAGGAGGCTTGGACGTACCGAGATTATCGACTGTTCATCCTCGGCGGCATCTTCGAGGAAGTCATAATGGCTGTCTGTGTCAGCCATTTATTTGATGGCTCGCCGGCCGACTGGACAGCCTGACGAGACAAGATGAAGGGCTCAGATGCGCAATTGGCACATGAGGTGAGCGAGGTGAACCTAAGCTGGCTGTAGGGTCGTTCAGTCGGAGTGTTTTTGTTAGGTAGACATGTCCGGTGGCCAGTTCAATTGCAAACAAAGGGACAAACACGCGGCGCGCAAACTGGAGCTTTCAAAGTTGCAAGTCCGACATGGAGGGtgaagagtcaagaccaGGTTCCAAGTTTGCGGCAAGGATTCTTCCAAAGCCTTGGTCCATGCTCCAAGGACCGTCATGGAAAAGGGACAGACAACACAGCTCTGGTGGGGCATCAGTTGAAGCTGAATACCCTACGTCTCAACTATGGTTGGCTGGTTCAGTTTCAAGGACCCACCTGCcttcccttcttcctcgatgTCAATGGTCCAAGTCCACCTTGGACCATTCGCCTGCCAACAAATCCCAACAttcaccagcttcaacaggTAGGTTCACGCGTTTACTTCACGATCAATTGGCGTGTCCGTTCTGTCATGAGAGGATACAAACACCTTCTTTGACCCGTTCGGTCTCCTCTTTCGGCCTTGCATTAGAGTGTGAGCACTGAGTAGGCCATGTTCATGCAGACCAGTGAGTTGCCATCTCATCTGCAGAGCATCCAGCCTGACAAACCGGGCACCTTGGCATCTAGCTGGCATTTCGCACCAAATTCCATCTCACTGACTGGAACAAAGCATATCTACACTTACCATAATCTTAACTTGGGTACGCAATAAACACAATCACCACGCAAAGCTGCATCATCCCTCCGCCATCCAAACAGCATCGACAAACCACATCCTAGACTTCTCCGGCCTCCACACCTTCTTCACTGTATATCGTTCATCCGCCCGTCTAAACAACTCCCTCCAATCATCTGGTTCACGCTCATGCGCATTCACCGTAACCTGCATAAACAGATCGAGTGTACGCATGGTCCTTTCGTCCATGTAGCCTACTGTCCCCGGTTCCGGCAAGGCCCCGTCATTCACAATGATTCTTGCGCCAGGTCGTAGAGCTGGTATGAGCGCCTGCAGAATCTGTATGGCGTACTTGTCAGAGAACCCATGAAAGATCATCCGGAAGAAGTATGCCTCTGCGACGACGGGCTGCGGCGCGAAAAAGTCGTGTTCTGTGAGCTGGACTCGATCTTTCAATTCACTCGGAACGGTACCGATGGTTTCGGGAGCACGCATGCCTGCCGTGTCTTGAACGACGAAATTCAGCTTTGGAAACGCTTCAGCAattgcaaaagaaacatATCCTTGATTCCCTCCCATCTGGACACGGTGATGTTAGCGTATTAACAGATCGGCGCATGGTGTTTTGAactcacatccaccacattCCCTCCATCCTTCAATTCACCCCATGGATAGCCGTCAACAACAGACTGAAGGGAATAGCCTTCCCCGCCGCCATGCGCTTCCATGGCACGGTTATATCGCCTGGCAAATACTTCGTCCTGTTGCAGGAAATCAAACCATGCCTTGTCTTGGTTGTATGCCAAGTTGACGCCTGTCTCTGTTGGTTCCTCACTGCCCGGCCATTTCTTCATAGCTTTCACAACGTGGGCAACCGGCAACCACAAGTCGTTGGACATGAAGCCCACCCAGTTGTTCAAGGGCACATCCTcaagcaacaagcgagatgTGCGGTTGTGAGCTACAAATCCCCTCTGTGGCTCTACAAAGACGTTGTTCGTAATGACATGCCGGATAAGCCGACGAAGGTTCAGAGTAGACATGTTGACATTATTGAGCTGCACCACTTTTGCTGTCAGGTCCTCGTATGAAATCATGCCGTCCAGAGGAACTGCTTCGGCGACCTTGAATTCCCACATTGCTTGCAGCGAAAGGTTGTTGACGCACTGCACGCAAAACAATTAGTAATCGCAATGGTACTCTGCGAAGCGAAAGAGGCAAGGTAAAAATGCCTTACATCCCATGCCAGATATCGTAAACTCTCTTTTGGACCGACAGAAATATTATGCAGTTCCTGAGTCAAACCGATGAGGTCTTGTCTCGCCTTGTGCGGCACCTCGTCTTCAGCGGAAATGGGAAACTCAGCAAGACCATTCACGTCAAATGACGCAGCGTCAAGACCCTTGGATGTAAGAAAATCGGTAATAATTTTAGTCTTTTCTTGTATCTGCTCGGCAAGCGCTGTCATGCGCTGCACGGATGCGGAAGCCATGGCCGCtgttggtctgttggtcTGGGCCGTCCCAGACTGTCGGGACAAAAGGTAAGGTGGGATTTAGGATTCGGGACCgttggagggatggatgatgatgcgggGGACTGAATGTGGCAGCTTACACTTCGGCTTTGCATGTatggtacggagtataggCGTGGTGAGATCTACGAAATCCGGCTGAATATCCCTGCCCCACActtgttgtcaatgccgcCAATTCTTGGGTTTAAGTTGCCTGGTACCTAAGACTGCAAGAAATCACGGGTGGGCTCGCAGTGTGTTACGATGTCCTCAACTAagtttggcgttggttgAGTATTATGAATGGTTTAGGGCTACGGCTGTATCGAGTAGTTTAAATCAAGAGTTTCTTTGGTAAATGTTGTCAGTCCCAGTTGGCCGTAGAGATAAAAAGGCTGTGTTTCTATTTGTAAATGAGAGAAAGTGTGAAATGATACCCATTTAAGAAAAAACATGCCATTATTAGCAACTCATTATTCTTTGAGTATACCTTTCAATTCGCAAGCTGGGAACACGTTTACTAGCTGATAGGATTGGTAACAAGACGTTGTGAAAGGCGTTTAATGGTACGACGCAAACCAACTACATGTAAACTTGTATGGCGAGTTAAGTGACGCTCTTGATTGACTGATAGCTATTGTACTCGTACAAAAATATTTTGCCATATAAATAACCTTGTAGTGTAACCTCCTATCCACCGCTAGTATTAGACATAGCGtgctctgctgccaagagtGCCTCGGTGACTTGAACATCGTGTTGCATAGCATGACCCTGACCTGTTGTTTGAAGCATCACGACAGTTGAATCGACAGTGTCTaacatgaagccaaggcGTTCACTCCGGAGCCGAGACTGCTCAGTTGAGGATGTACTGGAAACACTACAGCAACTTGGTGCTCATTAATATATTTACGACGTCAGCAAGGTGGACAAAAGGACAACTCACTTAGGGCTGCAGCCTCCGACAGCAACATTGGAAGCAATAGAACCACCCGGCATGCTGAATGAATGCAACACAGTGAGCATTACCAGGGAGACAGAGCAGAAGCAGAGGGTAATTTGGTACACTCGACAAAGGGGGCGTGATAGTGCTCGAAAGATTGGGCTTATGGAGGAAAAGTTCAAGACGGGTCATGGAGGCAAGGGTTATATTTATAACAAACTGGGATGCTTGCACTTGTCAACGCCATGCTTCCATAAAGAGAGTGTCCCATTGTCATTCTTGATGCTACTGTACGGTAAGCAATGCAGTATGATACATGAAAAATCAGCTCTGTATTCCCTGCCCTTTCACATTAGGTGACTAAAGCAGACGGTTTCACATTCAACCAGTAAAGAGGACGGCTGATCTGCAGGTGCATGTGGGTGCATGCACGTTTGCTGGCTTCCATGCGCCACTTCTGGCCAATATGACCAATTGATCGTTGAAAGTAAACCCAAACAGACCAAAAAGAGTCCAAGGCGTCCATCCCGGAATTTGGGCGGGCGAACCAATTTGCTATATGCACGCATTCGTGATTCTCGGCCCTTCGGCATGGGACATCTTGCCCGTCGACGGATGAGTTTCGATTCGACCAATAAGACTACGTGTTCTggcttgatgacgaggttTGGTCACGGTGGGAAATGTCAAGATGCGTTTGGGCCGTTTGGTGTGCTGGAACAGCGCTGCAAGAACCTCATGTTTTCACCTCCCGCCAGAAGGTCCTGGTGGTCACCAATGAAATGACTTTGCTGGTTTCTCCAGTTGGTCACGTCAGATGTTGTCAACGTGAATGTGAAGCCTTGTTTGCCAAAAGTACATTCGGTGGTAAGAAGTGCATATTTGTCGAACAGGTGGGAGCCAATTATCGCACTTTTGACACTTCTACTTGGCCCGGTGTCGATGAAGCATGAAGGACTTTCCAGACGCAATACGTTTACGACGTTCAGGGTGTGACGAACTCTCACTGAACTGAGGTCTCAAAGAGGGACATGTTACGGCATGTACATATGGTAATGCGCTGTTACTTGGTCATAGTGGTAATATCACTGCTTCGggtgttgatgctcttgaaTCTGCAGTTTGGATATGAAATGAGCTGGATTCGCGGATGAGAATGACTTTATATGTTGTACTGGTAAAGCTACTGCTGATTTAAGGACTATAGCTGTAGCAGTGTCACCTACCTAGATAGGTTGGAGGAGCGGGAAGGCGAATTTCGTCCCCGTTTCGAATCTCAGCAAACGATTACCTACTACTAGTAGCCTATTCGATGCTACCTACTACCTACCAGTATGAACAGTGACATGAGGGAGAGTAAATATCGGTACGGGAATCTGTAACCACtaaaacaaaaagaagaggcCAGAATGGGCACATCGTTGTTATCTTGGCCACCGCAGCCAATATCATGTCAAATATACAAAGCCACATCTGCCTTCTAAGTGAGGCTTGTCCatttcttgccctttgacACACCACTCGAAACATCTACGCCGCCTGTTGTAGCCACCCATGCATCTGTCCGCCAGATAAATGCTCTCCATTTGCCGGCCATTATTTTCTCCATTACATCAGCCCTCATCCAAAATATAGCCGTCCTAGAAGCGGTGGTGTACTGAAACGCAGTCACGCAGACGAGTCCTTCCTCTCGAATATCTATGGCCGATACATGATTGTCCCCTTTGCCTCCACACAAGAGGCTGTAAATGGAACTCGGGGGGTTCATAGTATATCCCACCTCGGTATTCCAGAACACAATAATAAAGTGTGGAATGAGCTCATGTCTGGGAAGAAACGGCGGGAAAGTAATGCTATACTGGAAGACATTACCCAGCGGGACCAGGGCTCCGTTGAGTGAGTCAACTCCGAAGGGGAGTAGGCGACGCCATATGCTAAGCAACGTGGTGAACTCTGCAACCCAGGGCCGTATAGATATTTCCTTGGCCGGATTTGTTGTATCAACGTCGGCCGGTGTGCTGACACGGCTCGTTGGAGGTCGGGCACCGGTGGTAATGACCCCAGTGCAAATACAAGACAAAATTCTGAGAAGCCAATGGGCTGGATATCGAACCTCAAACATGCCGACTATGAGACGGATGAACATGGAGAGATTGAGCGGTGCGTACACAAGCTGTCCATTTAAAGTTGGGCGCGGATACGGGAGGCAAATCTTCAACAAATGGCCATACACCCATTTCTCGAATTCGGACTTGGTctggagttgttgaaagGACATGGCAGATCTCGGCACTTTGTCCCATTTAATATAGTTCTCGAAAGCGAATGGCTTTCTTAGGGCCGCGAGCATCAGGGGCACGTCCGCCTGCGTAATCTCGCCTGGGCGTCTTGTGACTAGGAAGTGCTGGCGGATGCGCTCCATGTCGTACATAAGGAGATATTCGGACTGGAAAGTCTGGTGATCCTCAAACTCTGGCGGGTTAAGGAGATTGGTAAACCGCAGATCAGACGCCCTGTCTTCCTTGAGGAGCGGTCGGCAAGCTAGGAAGGTTGTTAGATGACCGCCAATGTAGTCTCTGGTTCATCAGTGTTAGAACATGACAAGTGTTACACAAGAAAGATGTTGCAGTACAAAACTTACGGAACATTGCTCATATGTATATGGTCGAAGGTCTGAGGAAACGTAGTCGGATCGAGTGCCTCTCTATCATTAGGGCTCGCCAGCCGGTGGTCTAGTAGATTGTAATGTATGCGCTCCATGATGTCGGCCATCTCTCCTACGATAAGTTCGACGACTAGTTGTTTCTGATCGCTGAGTGTTAACGTAGAGACGCTGCAGGCGCGGAAAACGCCTCCAAGCTTCTCAGTGCAGCTAACGTCGGGCCTCTTGCATGGTTCATTGATACCAAACGACTTGACTACTTTCAAGGGATCAAAGTCGATCATGTGATAGTAATGGCCGCCCTGCTCCCTGGGTTTATTCGCAAAGTCATAGTCAAGGAGTGTATTGTTAAGTTTCCAGTTGGAGTCGATGTGTTTTAAGAgcctcttgctcttgcctGTTGACCGGTATCGTGCCAGAGGTTCGACAATGGAGGGCTCGTTTCGTTTCGTGACTACCGCAGATGGTAACAGCGTTGTGAATTTGTCCAAATCATCTCTCTCTGTCTTGAGACCAGGTCGTAGCGTATGGCCGTAAACATACGCCGGACTCATCTCAGCTTCCAAGCGTTTTTGTTTTACAAACATTCGAATTTCTTCGACTTTGACTGTCCCATCCTATGGCTGCTGCCACTGACGAAGGACCCGAATGATAGGTTTCTTATCCCGCTCCCTGACGTAAGCAAATTGGATGGGGTCATTTTCACCCTCAAGTCTCTTGATGAGTTCGCTGATGTTGCTCTGGAGTTTGGCCTCAACGAACGGCGGAATAATCTGACAGCTGAAGATGTAGGCCATAGCTAGGAAATGGTCCGCGGCACGGAGGCCATCCTCCAAAAACTCTTCTACTTGAACCATCATattgaagaagatgagcaGCTTAGCCATTGCCGCTGGCTTCAGATCCAGGAGAGTGAAATGCAGTCTTTTGAATGATGGCCTGCCCGTTCCTAACTCGGCGAGGGCCATGTCCCTGATGGCAGCGAAAAGATTTCGTCCGTCTCCGCTGCCAGCGAACAGAATTGAGATATCTAGTCTTCCGGCGCCTTTCATTTCAATGTCCTCGGTCAAGGGTTCTAAGTCGTCGTGGCCCACGCAGTAATATACTGGTACGTCATCGCTTGAGCTCAATTAACGAACGAACCACAATGGGATGGAGGTCAACATACAGGCATGGTTTATACTGTGGTACCTGGTCAAGGATTTGTCTCCTGAGATTGGACTCGTCTGGGACCTCAAACCATAGGGCCTTCATAGATTCAACTGATTCGTGTAGATCAGCTCGGATACGAGGATCagcaatgttggcaatggaatCCTCAGCAAAGCTGAAGTCGCGTAGGTGTAAGAAAAACTTGGCCAATCTGCCGTATAGCTTGTCTTTCTTGACAGTGTCGTCGGTCTCATTGGGGATAAGTGATATCGCTTTTCTGGTGTAAACAACGGCACCTCGATAGTCGCCTATCTCATACCTCACAGCCGACAGACTAGCAATGGGCGACGCATCAAGGGGAGCTAGGGACCCCGCAAAGCGACGCTTGTACGCTTTTTCGGCTTGATGAGATGTCAGAGTGTTGTGAGATGATGTGAGTGAAGGATAGTTTGCCTACGAATTAAACAAGTCCCTTGTGAATGCCCAATCTAGCACTAttgtcacgggctacgcccgGTATCTAAGACCTGgctctgccaggtctgtaATTAGGTTATTTCGCTTAGTCTTAATGACTACTTAACCACAAGCTTAAGGCAAGCCTTAAGCTCTaatctttcctttctccttagttttagatagacaatatAGAGGCACCCTTTTATTAAATAGACACAGGCTATACCTATTACATATCTAAAACTTACTAAAATAACCTTTAGAACATAAGAGCTAATATCAGGCaaattcttttttttatAATATTACCATAAGAAACCCTATAGGGTTAAGTGCTAAACTAACGCAAGACTTAACTATTAGACATAATTAAGATAATATAAACCTAGATTAATAAGCTCTAGGAAGCTATCTAATAATAATTACCCTGCCCACGTTAAGTCCTTTCTAAACTAGATTAATTTAGCAGCTATATTAAAGATTAGGACGCTTAGGCGCTTACCATAAGAGTAAAGCTTAGAGTAGATAGTATAGCAATTAGAGATAAAAATGCGTAGTTCTACTATATCTATAGCTCTCCTAGCATAAATATCTAATTAATAGTACTAGTATTTATTTAATAAGCAGAGAAGCAATATAATTAGAACCTATTATAACTTCTTAATTATCTAGAATAAATCTTTAATAACCCTAATAAGGCAAAGAAAGCAGGGTAGTGCCTATAAGAGCTACAGTAAGAAATAAGGCTCTTACTAGTATACCTCTCTAGATTTAAGATAATACTCTTTAAAGCAGGAGCAGACTCTTAGCTAGATAACGCAAAGATAACTATACTTATTAGCAGCCTTAATAAAGAGATAAAATAATAACTAGGCAGGCAGCTTTACCTTCTAATAAACTATAATAAATTTATACATATGCTTCTAGCTCTAGAAGACTAAGTTAATATAGGATTAGTACAGTATAAAAATAACTTAATAGACTAGGAATAAATAAAGATAGTAGTAGTAAAGATTATACTAGTAGTATTAataatataataataaaaataGCATAATAATAGGAAATACATATAATATAGCTTATTAGACTACTAGGTTTAGAAATATAAGTACTAGCTAACTTAAAGCTAATCTTTATTAGCCTCTTTAGAATAAATAGGTTACGTGTAGATACTAGCACTAGTTAAAGCACTAAGAACCAAAATAACAGCCAGATAGACTAGATATAAGAATAGCAATAgtaactacctaggtagctcTTATCTTAATAGTTAGAAAGGGGGTAATATCACAGGCTATACCTGGTATCTAAGACCTAGCTCTGCTAGGTCTGTAATTAGGTTATTTTGCTTAGTCTTAATAACTACTTAACCACAAGCTTAAGGCAAGCCTTAAGCTTTaatctttcctttctccttagttttagatagacaatatggaggcacccttttgttgaatagACACAGGCCACGCCCGTTACAactatacaggctccctCAGTTGCGCACACAACACTAAAGACTGGGCTTTAAGCCCAAACCTTTACACTTACTAATTTTAAGGCAAAATGGAGAGAATTTAACGTAGAGATAGATATTTTATAAACTTAATAATAAGGCAGAAAATAGTAATATCTTTTCTATTAGTATAGTTATTTATTAAAGAAGAATATACAGCTAAATAAAAACCTTTTAAGCCTATAGCTTATAGATAGAATTAAGGAAACTAGATTAAATATTTATTATATTTAAGGTTTTAATCTCTATTTTCTTTTAATGCCATCTTTAATAGAAAGGCAATATACTTATCTTAATTAACTGTAAATCTAGCACTACCACTTGCTATAAGCTATAATGCACTCGTCTAACCTCAAGTAATTATAGTAATTATTTATCTAACTATTTACCTTAATGCTATTTAAGTTTAAAGCCGTGCGGCACCGAAAGCGTAAGAACAAATCTGTGGGAGAGGCGTGTGTAAGTTTGTATGTAGTTCCCAAAGATGGGTGGGCCCGACACCTATCGCCTCTCTGGTCCGCACCTGCTCAAAACTCGGATGGGCGGTGGGGCCGACCATGTGTTTGCACACCCGGGTACGGACTATAGATATTCTGATTCACGACGCGCAATGTCATGTTATGTAATGTAATGATGGATCAATGATCTTATTCACTCTTATGCTCTTGTGTACAGTAATAACTGTGGCAGCGAGCCCAACCCGCAAAGTCCCCAGTCAGCCACCATTTGCCTCCGGAGTGGTCCGAGGCCGAACCGACCGGACCGGACCGGATAAACAGTTCTGTGCGCTAATGGGCCGGTTGGGGAGACCCGACGCGACGTCCGGACCGTCGTCGCCAGAGTCCGCGGGTAAGCCAAAGGACAGTGACA
The genomic region above belongs to Pochonia chlamydosporia 170 chromosome 2, whole genome shotgun sequence and contains:
- a CDS encoding WD-repeat protein (similar to Neosartorya fischeri NRRL 181 XP_001259370.1) encodes the protein MVLDVVQTRGLEAFGRKVTTTASHLMAPNAEATAHHYQTAMKQVHKQLARPSVQQSVFALARRTPTEIVRSKLSTTEIQHRAVSFLSDDLLSNIPEDDNSYSLFQGFKASFPEMTDEGKKHRRRVSRGRKLLQEKETAGSAEPVATLSHVQKERAAMMHEFELIEVRKSMASSEIREIDNKIANLQGMRKIILERLAGLEQEEALLEHDIIDVEGRLEVAQALADEAEAIARNTPTKDEVDLVGDADDHDPEFMSQSVYDKLPGSTNSTPKRPKKVHRRKSMPILHEHFAAGSNIRQLRAHKDTVTAIDFDAPFGTMVTAALDDTVKVWDLNAGRCIGLLDGHTASVRTLQVEDNILATGSADATIRLWDLSRSSYDPHGNSYGKDEDEDEDAIAFENPNDQPIEPPEDSMKDCELYTLQAHVDEVTALHFRGDVLVSGSADKTIRHWDLEKGRCVQTLDVMWAAAQASATSSIDNGWRPTGRSSNSSADFVGALQVFESALACGTADGMVRLWDLRSGQVHRSLVGHTGAVTCLQFDDVHLVTGSLDRSVRIWDLRTGAIFDAYAYDNPITSMMFDSRRIVSAAGEDVVKVYDKVEGRQWDCGAGITEADEGKNLAVVEHGSAKLQTVKD
- a CDS encoding S-adenosyl-L-methionine-dependent methyltransferase (similar to Glarea lozoyensis ATCC 20868 XP_008081986.1) — encoded protein: MASASVQRMTALAEQIQEKTKIITDFLTSKGLDAASFDVNGLAEFPISAEDEVPHKARQDLIGLTQELHNISVGPKESLRYLAWDCVNNLSLQAMWEFKVAEAVPLDGMISYEDLTAKVVQLNNVNMSTLNLRRLIRHVITNNVFVEPQRGFVAHNRTSRLLLEDVPLNNWVGFMSNDLWLPVAHVVKAMKKWPGSEEPTETGVNLAYNQDKAWFDFLQQDEVFARRYNRAMEAHGGGEGYSLQSVVDGYPWGELKDGGNVVDMGGNQGYVSFAIAEAFPKLNFVVQDTAGMRAPETIGTVPSELKDRVQLTEHDFFAPQPVVAEAYFFRMIFHGFSDKYAIQILQALIPALRPGARIIVNDGALPEPGTVGYMDERTMRTLDLFMQVTVNAHEREPDDWRELFRRADERYTVKKVWRPEKSRMWFVDAVWMAEG
- a CDS encoding tetratricopeptide (similar to Metarhizium robertsii ARSEF 23 XP_007825710.2), encoding MSPAYVYGHTLRPGLKTERDDLDKFTTLLPSAVVTKRNEPSIVEPLARYRSTGKSKRLLKHIDSNWKLNNTLLDYDFANKPREQGGHYYHMIDFDPLKVVKSFGINEPCKRPDVSCTEKLGGVFRACSVSTLTLSDQKQLVVELIVGEMADIMERIHYNLLDHRLASPNDREALDPTTFPQTFDHIHMSNVPDYIGGHLTTFLACRPLLKEDRASDLRFTNLLNPPEFEDHQTFQSEYLLMYDMERIRQHFLVTRRPGEITQADVPLMLAALRKPFAFENYIKWDKVPRSAMSFQQLQTKSEFEKWVYGHLLKICLPYPRPTLNGQLVYAPLNLSMFIRLIVGMFEVRYPAHWLLRILSCICTGVITTGARPPTSRVSTPADVDTTNPAKEISIRPWVAEFTTLLSIWRRLLPFGVDSLNGALVPLGNVFQYSITFPPFLPRHELIPHFIIVFWNTEVGYTMNPPSSIYSLLCGGKGDNHVSAIDIREEGLVCVTAFQYTTASRTAIFWMRADVMEKIMAGKWRAFIWRTDAWVATTGGVDVSSGVSKGKKWTSLT